Proteins encoded by one window of Salmonirosea aquatica:
- a CDS encoding CRTAC1 family protein: MNLYKTNVAQLTSVSLLTLSLVFSGCRSDDTLFTLLDAGDTGVEFTNFIEEDAENNVLEYGYFYNGGGVAAADFNHDGLVDLYFTGNMVANRLYLNRGGMEFEDITNQAKVGLNEGWKTGVSLVDINDDGWMDLYVCRSGAENPALRRNLLYVNDGPTADNIPTFTEKAAAYGLDDPSYTTQAVFFDYDKDGDTDCFLLNHSVQDYAGFSRLLGSYRQQKNPAYGNKLLRNEGGHFVDVTDSSGVVSNVLSFGLGININDFNNDGWSDLYIANDYNENDYLYLNQKDGTFQEVIRQATGHVSLYSMGTDAADINNDGWTDILTLDMLPASNERIKLTAGDDNYDKYRELLRAGFHEQTMRNMLQLNNGTNADGVPVFSEIGQLAGVSNTDWSWAALMADFDNDGFKDLFVTNGYARDYTNMEFLKYSTDVQTASRASGKAPSQMEVIAEMPPISQPNYIFRNEGNLTFSKKVEDWGFGAKSQSNGAAYADLDNDGDLDLITNNVNQKAFIYQNNSTPSDSTRNLSLELLAPSYALRAGARVILYQAGHGIQMQDVMPVRGFQSAMDGPLHFGLGSRGVDSIRVSWTDGRISTLVRPDASQRIRIRYDPSQGAPHPAEAVFTPLFTEVPGIDFTYQATNQNDFRVQPLLPVMLSRQGPALAQGDVNGDGRPDVYLGEHAERRGGCL; the protein is encoded by the coding sequence ATGAATTTGTACAAAACGAATGTTGCACAGTTAACATCAGTGAGTCTGCTTACCTTATCGCTGGTTTTTTCCGGTTGCCGGTCCGACGATACCTTGTTTACCCTCTTGGACGCGGGTGATACGGGCGTAGAATTCACCAACTTTATCGAGGAAGATGCCGAAAATAACGTACTCGAGTACGGCTATTTTTACAATGGGGGAGGAGTAGCCGCTGCCGACTTCAATCATGACGGACTGGTAGATTTGTACTTTACGGGAAACATGGTGGCCAACCGGCTGTACCTGAATCGGGGCGGGATGGAGTTTGAGGACATTACCAACCAAGCCAAGGTAGGCCTGAATGAGGGATGGAAAACCGGCGTGTCGCTGGTGGACATCAATGACGACGGCTGGATGGACCTGTACGTATGCCGTTCGGGGGCGGAGAATCCGGCCTTGCGGCGAAACCTGCTCTACGTCAATGACGGACCTACCGCAGACAATATCCCTACCTTTACTGAAAAAGCGGCTGCATACGGTCTGGATGATCCTTCCTACACGACCCAAGCCGTTTTCTTTGACTATGACAAGGATGGTGATACGGACTGTTTTCTGCTCAATCATTCAGTGCAGGACTATGCCGGTTTCAGCCGATTGCTGGGAAGCTACCGCCAACAGAAGAATCCCGCTTACGGCAACAAACTGCTCCGAAACGAAGGAGGACACTTCGTTGACGTGACCGACTCGTCGGGCGTTGTGTCCAACGTGCTGAGTTTTGGACTCGGGATCAATATCAACGACTTCAACAACGACGGCTGGTCGGATTTGTACATTGCCAACGACTATAATGAGAACGACTACCTGTACCTTAACCAGAAGGACGGTACGTTCCAGGAAGTGATCCGGCAGGCCACAGGACACGTGTCGCTCTATTCTATGGGGACCGATGCCGCCGATATCAACAACGACGGCTGGACCGACATCCTCACGCTGGACATGCTACCCGCCAGTAACGAACGCATCAAGCTCACCGCCGGGGACGACAACTACGATAAGTACCGGGAGCTACTCCGTGCGGGATTTCATGAACAGACCATGCGAAACATGCTGCAGCTCAACAATGGCACCAATGCCGACGGGGTACCCGTATTCAGTGAGATAGGCCAGCTGGCGGGGGTGTCCAACACGGATTGGAGCTGGGCTGCCCTGATGGCCGATTTTGACAACGATGGGTTTAAAGACCTGTTCGTGACCAATGGCTACGCCCGGGACTATACCAACATGGAATTTTTGAAATATTCAACCGATGTCCAAACTGCTTCCCGTGCCTCGGGGAAAGCTCCGTCGCAGATGGAGGTGATTGCCGAGATGCCCCCCATTAGCCAGCCCAACTATATTTTCAGGAATGAAGGCAATCTTACATTTAGTAAAAAAGTGGAGGATTGGGGCTTTGGGGCCAAAAGCCAATCGAACGGGGCGGCCTACGCCGATCTGGACAACGATGGCGATCTGGATCTGATTACCAACAATGTGAATCAGAAAGCCTTCATTTACCAAAATAACAGTACTCCCAGTGATTCCACTCGCAACTTATCCCTGGAACTCCTGGCTCCTAGCTATGCCCTGCGAGCCGGGGCGCGGGTGATTCTCTACCAAGCAGGTCATGGTATCCAGATGCAGGATGTAATGCCGGTGCGGGGATTTCAATCGGCTATGGACGGCCCGCTGCACTTTGGTTTGGGCAGTCGGGGCGTGGACTCCATTCGGGTATCCTGGACCGACGGCCGCATATCGACCCTGGTGCGCCCCGATGCTTCTCAAAGGATCAGGATACGGTACGACCCGAGCCAAGGTGCCCCTCATCCCGCAGAGGCTGTTTTTACCCCGCTGTTTACGGAGGTACCCGGCATCGATTTTACGTATCAAGCCACCAACCAGAACGATTTTCGGGTGCAGCCCTTACTACCAGTAATGCTTTCCCGACAGGGACCTGCCCTCGCCCAGGGTGATGTGAATGGCGATGGACGGCCGGATGTGTATCTGGGGGAGCACGCGGAGAGGCGGGGCGGTTGCTTGTAA
- a CDS encoding SusD/RagB family nutrient-binding outer membrane lipoprotein, with amino-acid sequence MNIPFKKSLLKLTAFGLVVGSASIWWSCTDKFDEMNTSKTKLTTLGKDELPFLFSRAEQQASYAGGTYQIAQNLFADLYAQYFATSATYFPSDRYVMRFDWLGGHWNPIYTQVVPQLKTLLESTEPSSAENALANVMWVFAFHRVTDYYGPIPYFDAGIPARSVKYDAQEKIYEDFFKRLDAAAAILKGKTSEKPYGTFDLIYAGDVNKWIKFTNTLRLRLALRISKVNPAEAKKQAEAAYAGGVFTELDDAAFMVKNLAGDDHNGLGRIAIWNEFRMSASMESVLKGYEDPRIGVFFQPATATNTYEGLRNGLLPAQLNQEGNGNNDNSNVGTRWATGGGSAWTSQLTVPQDIMHTSEAYLLRAEGALNGWSMGGTAKELYEKGIEMSLKQWGASDAAVQTYLNSTKTPVAPGDPLKSPALSNIPVKWDAAASEAVKREQIGTQKWLALYPDGLEAWAEFRRTRYPKLYPVVNSDNEELPVGTFIRRIPFLTSEKQTNAEAVKAAEALLNGPDKASTPLWWDKN; translated from the coding sequence ATGAACATACCGTTTAAAAAATCCTTGCTCAAACTTACGGCCTTTGGGCTGGTGGTTGGTTCCGCCAGCATCTGGTGGAGCTGTACGGACAAGTTTGACGAAATGAATACCAGCAAAACCAAACTGACCACGCTGGGAAAAGATGAATTGCCGTTCCTGTTTTCCCGGGCCGAGCAGCAGGCTTCCTACGCCGGGGGTACCTACCAGATCGCCCAAAACCTGTTTGCCGATCTCTACGCCCAGTACTTTGCTACTTCGGCTACCTACTTTCCTTCCGACCGCTACGTCATGCGGTTCGACTGGCTGGGCGGGCACTGGAACCCCATCTATACCCAGGTGGTACCCCAGCTGAAAACGCTGCTGGAATCCACCGAACCCAGCTCGGCGGAGAATGCCCTGGCCAATGTCATGTGGGTTTTCGCTTTCCATCGCGTTACCGATTACTACGGCCCCATTCCGTATTTTGATGCGGGCATTCCGGCTCGTTCCGTCAAGTACGATGCGCAGGAGAAGATCTACGAAGATTTTTTCAAACGTCTGGATGCCGCCGCCGCCATCTTGAAAGGTAAAACTTCCGAAAAACCCTACGGAACTTTCGACTTGATCTACGCGGGCGATGTAAATAAGTGGATCAAATTCACCAATACCCTGCGGCTGCGGTTGGCCTTGCGGATTTCTAAAGTGAATCCTGCTGAGGCTAAAAAACAGGCCGAAGCCGCATATGCCGGCGGCGTGTTCACTGAACTAGACGATGCAGCCTTCATGGTGAAAAACCTGGCGGGTGATGATCATAACGGCCTGGGCCGGATCGCCATCTGGAACGAATTTCGCATGAGCGCTTCCATGGAGTCGGTGCTGAAAGGCTACGAAGATCCCCGCATCGGCGTTTTCTTCCAACCCGCTACCGCTACCAATACCTACGAAGGTCTGCGGAACGGATTGTTACCTGCGCAGTTGAATCAGGAAGGAAATGGCAACAACGATAATTCCAACGTAGGGACGCGCTGGGCTACGGGCGGCGGTTCGGCCTGGACGAGCCAGTTGACCGTTCCGCAGGACATCATGCACACATCCGAGGCGTACCTGCTTCGGGCCGAAGGAGCGCTCAATGGCTGGAGCATGGGTGGTACAGCTAAAGAATTGTACGAGAAAGGGATCGAAATGTCGTTGAAGCAATGGGGGGCCAGTGATGCTGCCGTCCAGACCTACCTCAACAGCACCAAAACTCCCGTGGCACCTGGTGATCCGCTCAAATCGCCCGCTCTATCCAACATTCCGGTGAAATGGGATGCCGCGGCTTCAGAGGCTGTAAAGCGCGAGCAGATTGGTACCCAGAAATGGCTGGCGCTCTATCCTGACGGCCTGGAAGCCTGGGCCGAATTCCGCCGTACCAGGTACCCCAAACTTTATCCGGTGGTTAATTCCGATAACGAAGAGCTACCTGTAGGTACCTTCATCCGCCGCATTCCTTTCCTGACCTCGGAGAAACAAACCAATGCCGAAGCCGTGAAAGCCGCCGAGGCCTTACTGAACGGACCGGATAAGGCCAGCACCCCGCTATGGTGGGATAAGAACTAG
- a CDS encoding SusC/RagA family TonB-linked outer membrane protein — protein sequence MLRKLPVGLLVYIWAAFFTTQSFAQDRQITGQIRDENGAGMPGVNILLQGTNRGTNSNAEGNFSISVPAGTSTLIISSVGYETKEVPVSGSTSTLTIDLNPDVRNLGEVVVTALGIERSAKSLTYSTQKIDGKQLTDVRDANFVNTLSGKVAGMVVTQGASGPGSATRVTLRGNRSIRGNNNALFVVDGVPIDNTVQSQVGNDFGGINGSDGAANINPDDIESMNVLKGPAAAALYGSRAANGVIMVTTKKGSAGRVTTNINSGVVVETPFLLPQFQNTYGQGNGGVASDKASGSWGAKGTTYPDNVRDFFRNAVSTNNSVGISAGTQNVQTYASYTNNYNQGLLPNNDLMRHTINLRVSSQLTKRLTTDAKITYTNQTINNKPRSGEESAVVMNLYKIPRSVDLNQYKNFQDENGNPTYWTTSSIYMNPYWTTNKTTDKERRNRTILLGSVKYELTDWLNVQGRVSFDRYDDRYNRSWADRTLLFAGPGGSYQDFTNDILERNMDVIVSGNNKLGKDIALTYNFGAGQTYKKFSQVGANANGLLVPNKFDLSFARALSQIAAFSERELQYVFGTASLSYRDFLTVDMSARNDWSSTLPKPYSYFYPSFGANLILTDALQMPEWVSFAKLRGSWAQVGNDTDPYLLTQTYSFSQGGTGGFISRDATQPAATLKPEISSSTEVGLDLRFFGGRLGLDMTYYNTNTVNQLLTLGLAPASGFSDQFINAGKINNEGFEFTLTGKPLRSSDLNWDMTLNFARNVNTIVELHPDIKIAFLAGGYGRTAGPVVAEGGSYGDMYAQRWKRDDQGRYVVDANGKPVATESEKIGNFNPKFTMGFNNSFNYKNFVLSFLIDGRFGGTMTSGTQANLAFDGNADYTTNNRDGGWVLPAVTSTGETNTKAINAETFWTTVSGGRYSWGEFFTYSTTNVRLRELSMGYKIPVPENFFIKNVRLSFIARNLFFLYRGYATLDIPGVEKRKLPFDPDVNLGAGNFQGVEYGSLPSSRTMGLNLKLGF from the coding sequence ATGCTTAGAAAACTACCCGTGGGGCTGCTCGTATACATATGGGCAGCCTTTTTTACCACCCAGTCATTTGCTCAGGATCGCCAGATTACCGGGCAGATTCGTGACGAAAATGGCGCAGGAATGCCCGGAGTTAACATCCTGCTACAAGGCACCAACCGAGGTACCAACTCCAATGCGGAGGGGAATTTTAGTATCAGTGTGCCAGCAGGTACTTCGACGCTAATCATTTCTTCCGTCGGCTATGAAACCAAAGAGGTGCCCGTTTCTGGGTCTACCTCGACGCTTACCATCGATCTGAATCCCGATGTCAGGAATTTGGGCGAAGTAGTGGTGACGGCCCTCGGGATCGAGCGTAGTGCCAAATCGCTGACCTACTCAACCCAGAAGATCGATGGGAAACAACTGACCGATGTACGCGATGCCAACTTTGTCAACACGCTTTCGGGCAAAGTGGCGGGGATGGTCGTGACGCAGGGGGCTTCGGGCCCCGGTTCGGCTACTCGTGTAACGCTGCGCGGAAACCGCTCCATCCGGGGAAATAATAATGCTCTCTTTGTAGTGGACGGGGTACCTATCGACAATACGGTGCAGAGTCAGGTAGGGAACGATTTCGGCGGAATCAACGGCAGCGACGGGGCAGCCAACATCAACCCCGACGACATCGAGTCCATGAACGTACTGAAAGGCCCGGCAGCGGCGGCCCTCTACGGGAGTCGGGCGGCCAACGGGGTTATTATGGTGACTACCAAAAAAGGTAGCGCGGGTCGGGTCACGACTAACATCAATTCGGGTGTCGTGGTCGAAACGCCCTTTCTGTTGCCCCAATTCCAAAATACCTACGGCCAGGGCAACGGTGGTGTGGCCAGCGACAAAGCCAGCGGGAGCTGGGGTGCGAAAGGCACCACCTACCCCGACAACGTCCGGGATTTCTTTCGCAATGCGGTTTCTACCAACAACTCGGTGGGCATTTCGGCCGGTACCCAGAACGTGCAGACCTACGCGTCCTACACCAACAACTACAACCAGGGTTTGCTGCCCAACAACGACCTGATGCGCCATACGATTAATTTGCGGGTGAGCTCGCAGCTGACCAAACGGCTTACCACGGATGCGAAGATTACCTATACCAATCAGACCATCAACAACAAGCCGCGTTCGGGTGAGGAGAGTGCGGTGGTGATGAACCTGTATAAGATTCCGCGCAGCGTGGACCTGAACCAATACAAGAATTTTCAGGATGAAAACGGAAATCCTACCTACTGGACCACCTCGTCCATCTATATGAATCCCTATTGGACCACTAACAAGACTACCGATAAGGAACGCCGCAACCGTACCATCCTGCTGGGTTCAGTAAAATATGAATTGACGGACTGGCTCAACGTGCAGGGGCGCGTGAGCTTCGACCGCTACGACGATCGCTACAATCGTAGCTGGGCCGACCGTACTCTGCTATTCGCCGGGCCGGGTGGGTCGTACCAGGATTTCACCAACGATATTCTGGAAAGAAACATGGACGTGATCGTGTCGGGTAATAACAAGCTGGGCAAGGACATCGCTCTCACATACAACTTTGGAGCGGGGCAGACCTACAAGAAATTCTCGCAAGTAGGTGCCAACGCCAACGGGTTGCTGGTACCCAACAAATTCGATCTTTCGTTTGCCCGCGCGCTGAGCCAAATTGCCGCCTTCTCGGAGCGTGAACTTCAATATGTTTTCGGGACAGCCTCATTATCTTATCGCGACTTTCTGACCGTCGACATGTCGGCTCGTAATGACTGGTCGTCTACGCTGCCCAAGCCTTACTCGTATTTCTACCCATCGTTTGGAGCCAATCTTATTCTGACGGATGCTCTCCAGATGCCCGAGTGGGTGAGTTTTGCCAAACTGCGCGGATCCTGGGCGCAGGTAGGTAACGACACCGATCCCTACCTTTTGACCCAAACCTACTCCTTCTCGCAGGGTGGTACGGGCGGATTCATCTCCCGGGATGCTACCCAACCCGCAGCTACCTTGAAACCCGAAATCTCGTCCTCGACCGAGGTAGGGCTGGATCTGCGTTTCTTTGGCGGACGCCTTGGTCTGGATATGACCTACTATAACACCAATACCGTCAACCAATTGTTGACCCTAGGCCTGGCTCCTGCTTCGGGCTTTTCCGACCAGTTTATCAATGCCGGAAAAATCAACAACGAAGGTTTCGAGTTTACACTGACGGGTAAACCGCTCCGCAGTTCTGATCTGAACTGGGATATGACCCTAAACTTTGCCCGCAATGTCAATACCATTGTCGAGCTGCACCCCGACATCAAAATCGCCTTTCTGGCGGGTGGCTACGGCCGTACCGCCGGTCCCGTGGTAGCCGAAGGCGGCTCGTACGGCGATATGTACGCCCAGCGCTGGAAACGCGACGATCAGGGTAGGTACGTCGTGGATGCCAATGGCAAGCCCGTAGCTACCGAAAGTGAGAAGATCGGTAACTTCAATCCGAAGTTTACCATGGGTTTCAACAACTCATTCAATTATAAAAACTTTGTGCTGAGCTTCCTGATCGACGGTCGTTTCGGGGGTACCATGACCTCGGGTACCCAGGCCAACCTGGCCTTCGACGGTAACGCCGACTACACGACGAATAACCGCGACGGGGGCTGGGTGCTACCCGCCGTTACCTCCACGGGGGAAACTAACACCAAGGCCATCAACGCCGAAACTTTCTGGACGACGGTATCGGGAGGACGCTACTCGTGGGGTGAGTTCTTTACCTACTCCACCACCAATGTACGTCTGCGGGAACTGTCGATGGGCTACAAGATTCCGGTTCCTGAGAATTTCTTTATTAAGAATGTCCGACTTTCGTTCATAGCCCGCAACCTGTTCTTCCTATATCGCGGCTATGCTACTCTGGATATTCCCGGCGTGGAAAAGCGCAAGCTACCCTTCGATCCCGATGTGAATCTGGGTGCTGGGAATTTTCAGGGTGTGGAGTACGGTAGCTTACCATCTTCCCGTACGATGGGCCTTAACCTGAAACTTGGATTTTGA
- a CDS encoding alanine dehydrogenase, producing the protein MAQPQITGFEQLAKQSALYPQESLVEVRKDRNALLIGLPCEISLQENRIALTPEGVAILVRNGHEVWVEKDAGAGAKYPDHEYSEAGARIVYSAKEVYQADLILKIEPLVSKEFELIKAGSTLISTLNLPALDKSYFEKLNQKKITAIGYEFIEDQVGGMPIVRAMGEIAGSTVLLIAAEYLSNSNGGKGIILGGITGVPPTKVVILGAGTVAEYATRAAMGVGADIKVFDNHIYRLQRLKYAVGQNLYTSIIDSDTLTEAIARADVVIGAMRAEDGLSPCVVTEEMVGRMRPNSVIVDVSIDQGGCFETSRMTTHKDPIFRHNDIIHYCVPNIASRVAHTASTALSNIFLPFLLQTGTIGGIEEMIYANRWFMKGVYGHKGTLTNAYIARKFGMRYKDLTLLLAARM; encoded by the coding sequence ATGGCGCAACCTCAGATAACCGGGTTCGAACAACTGGCCAAGCAATCGGCTCTCTATCCGCAGGAGTCGTTGGTGGAGGTCAGGAAAGATAGAAATGCGTTGCTGATTGGCTTGCCCTGCGAAATATCCTTACAGGAAAACCGCATCGCGCTCACGCCGGAGGGCGTGGCGATTCTGGTGCGCAACGGCCATGAGGTATGGGTGGAAAAGGACGCAGGAGCCGGGGCTAAGTATCCTGACCATGAGTACAGTGAAGCGGGTGCGCGGATTGTGTACAGTGCCAAAGAAGTGTATCAGGCCGACCTGATCCTCAAGATTGAGCCTCTGGTGTCGAAAGAATTTGAATTGATCAAAGCCGGTTCTACCCTGATATCCACGCTCAACCTACCCGCCCTGGACAAGAGCTACTTCGAAAAACTGAATCAGAAAAAAATTACTGCCATCGGGTACGAGTTCATCGAAGACCAGGTAGGTGGGATGCCCATTGTGCGGGCCATGGGCGAAATCGCCGGCAGCACGGTCCTGTTGATTGCGGCCGAATATCTGAGTAATTCCAACGGCGGTAAGGGCATTATCCTGGGTGGGATCACGGGGGTACCCCCTACCAAGGTTGTGATTCTGGGTGCCGGTACCGTCGCCGAGTACGCCACCCGTGCCGCGATGGGGGTAGGAGCCGACATCAAAGTCTTTGATAACCACATATATCGCCTGCAACGGTTGAAATACGCCGTAGGGCAAAACCTGTACACGTCCATCATCGATTCCGATACACTGACCGAAGCCATTGCCCGTGCCGATGTGGTGATCGGGGCCATGCGGGCCGAAGATGGACTGAGTCCCTGCGTGGTGACAGAGGAAATGGTGGGGCGGATGCGGCCCAATTCCGTGATTGTGGACGTAAGTATCGATCAGGGGGGATGCTTTGAGACGTCTCGGATGACGACTCATAAGGACCCTATTTTCAGACACAATGATATTATTCACTATTGCGTCCCTAATATCGCCTCACGCGTGGCGCACACGGCCAGTACAGCGCTGAGCAATATTTTTCTTCCTTTTTTGCTGCAAACGGGTACCATTGGGGGCATCGAGGAGATGATTTATGCCAACCGTTGGTTTATGAAAGGGGTGTACGGCCATAAAGGTACCCTTACGAATGCCTACATTGCCCGGAAGTTCGGGATGCGCTATAAAGATCTGACGCTGCTGCTAGCTGCCCGGATGTGA
- the tsaE gene encoding tRNA (adenosine(37)-N6)-threonylcarbamoyltransferase complex ATPase subunit type 1 TsaE: MNVQPLFIRCSDLTQLDAVAQQLLQLGGSVPVWLLHGDMGAGKTTLIKQLCERLGVRGTVQSPTFSIVNEYDAGKNGLIYHFDFYRIKNESEAYDLGADEYLDSGAYCFIEWPEKIESLWPETYFSVTIQSERDGSRSIRAMIEAGSLTGMNDVN; the protein is encoded by the coding sequence ATGAATGTCCAACCCCTTTTTATTCGTTGTTCCGATTTGACCCAACTCGATGCGGTGGCCCAGCAATTGCTCCAGCTAGGTGGTTCAGTGCCTGTTTGGCTCTTGCACGGCGACATGGGGGCTGGAAAAACCACCCTGATCAAGCAGCTTTGTGAGCGGCTTGGAGTCAGGGGTACCGTTCAAAGCCCCACCTTTTCCATTGTAAACGAATATGATGCCGGAAAAAACGGTCTGATTTACCACTTCGACTTCTACCGGATCAAAAACGAAAGCGAGGCGTACGATCTGGGCGCGGATGAATATCTGGATTCGGGAGCCTATTGCTTTATCGAATGGCCCGAAAAAATCGAGTCTTTGTGGCCGGAAACCTATTTTTCTGTGACCATTCAGTCAGAAAGGGATGGTAGTCGGAGCATCCGGGCCATGATCGAAGCGGGGTCCTTGACGGGCATGAACGACGTTAACTAA